A region of Ochrobactrum quorumnocens DNA encodes the following proteins:
- a CDS encoding ABC-F family ATP-binding cassette domain-containing protein, with protein sequence MSLISVQNLSLTLHETLFSSLDFVVGEGERLGIVAANGRGKTSLFRLLVGEGEPTSGAITRSRGVKIGYVSQYVSADLLGVSFYDVVLGGLDEDARDYESWRADIVLDDLNVPAELRELTMRQLSGGWQRLALLARTWVSEPDVLLLDEPTNHLDLEKVHLLENWLDALPRSVAVIVCSHDRAFLDVVTKRTLFLRAERSLVFALPYSQARVALDEIDAADARQFEKDMKTVQQLRKQAAKLNNIGINSGSDLLVVKTKQLRARAEKIEETAKAAHIDRSAGKIKLDGRGSHAKALIVIDRAEIATPDGRHLYKTGQLWINPGDRIVLLGTNGTGKTRLLTLVREAILQPEQSLANIKATPSLVLGYSDQALSELKADWTPFETVMKLFDVGDQRARSLLAGAGMTLEMQVKPLSRLSGGQKARLAILVLRLTKPNFYILDEPTNHLDIDGQEALEAELLSDETASLIVSHDRSFVRNVGNRFWVIDRKKLIEVDSPEVFFEAVAG encoded by the coding sequence ATGTCTCTTATCTCTGTTCAGAATCTCTCACTTACGCTCCATGAAACCCTCTTCTCCAGCCTTGATTTCGTCGTGGGCGAAGGCGAGCGACTGGGAATTGTTGCAGCCAATGGGCGCGGAAAAACCAGTCTTTTTCGCCTTTTAGTGGGGGAGGGCGAGCCTACAAGTGGTGCCATCACGCGATCGCGTGGAGTGAAGATCGGCTATGTCAGCCAATATGTTTCTGCTGATCTCTTGGGCGTGTCGTTCTATGACGTCGTGCTCGGCGGATTGGATGAAGATGCGCGCGACTATGAAAGCTGGCGCGCCGACATTGTGCTCGATGATCTCAACGTTCCTGCTGAATTGCGTGAGCTGACCATGCGTCAACTCAGCGGGGGGTGGCAACGACTTGCGCTTTTGGCTCGCACATGGGTCTCCGAGCCTGACGTTCTCCTGTTGGACGAACCGACCAACCATCTTGATCTTGAGAAGGTGCATTTGCTGGAAAACTGGCTTGATGCGCTTCCTCGCTCGGTCGCAGTGATCGTGTGCAGCCATGATCGCGCTTTTCTCGATGTTGTAACGAAACGCACACTTTTTCTGCGCGCAGAGAGGTCGTTAGTTTTTGCTTTGCCCTATAGTCAGGCGCGCGTTGCGCTTGATGAGATTGATGCGGCTGACGCCCGCCAGTTCGAAAAGGACATGAAAACCGTCCAGCAGCTGCGCAAGCAGGCAGCCAAGCTTAATAATATCGGCATCAATTCCGGCAGCGATTTGCTGGTCGTTAAGACCAAGCAATTGCGGGCACGGGCCGAAAAAATTGAAGAGACTGCCAAGGCGGCCCACATTGATCGCTCCGCAGGCAAGATCAAGCTCGACGGTCGCGGCAGCCACGCCAAAGCACTGATCGTGATAGATCGGGCTGAGATTGCGACGCCAGATGGCCGGCATCTTTATAAAACCGGTCAACTCTGGATCAATCCCGGCGACAGAATAGTGCTGCTTGGTACCAATGGTACAGGTAAGACGCGGTTGCTGACACTGGTTCGGGAAGCCATATTGCAGCCGGAACAGTCGCTCGCCAACATTAAGGCAACGCCTTCACTTGTGTTGGGCTATAGCGATCAGGCACTTTCCGAATTGAAAGCTGATTGGACGCCGTTCGAGACAGTCATGAAACTTTTCGATGTCGGCGACCAGCGCGCTCGATCTTTGCTGGCCGGTGCGGGCATGACGCTGGAAATGCAGGTCAAGCCCTTGTCCCGGCTCTCGGGCGGGCAAAAGGCGCGCCTTGCCATCCTGGTTCTTCGGTTGACCAAGCCGAATTTCTATATTCTGGATGAACCAACCAACCATTTGGACATCGATGGCCAAGAAGCGCTGGAAGCCGAATTGCTGAGCGATGAAACCGCCAGCCTGATTGTCTCGCATGATCGCAGTTTTGTGCGCAATGTCGGCAATCGTTTCTGGGTGATCGACAGAAAAAAACTGATCGAAGTGGATAGTCCAGAGGTTTTCTTTGAAGCAGTTGCAGGTTGA
- a CDS encoding homoserine dehydrogenase, with translation MSDALRIGVAGLGTVGASVLRILRDKAEMLTRQCGKQVTVTAVSARDRTRDRGIDLTGIEWFDDPIELAKQADIDVFVELIGGDEGPAKASVEAALRASRHVVTANKALLAKHGVALAKIAEEKGVLLNFEAAVAGGIPVIKAMRESLTGNTVSRVYGIMNGTCNYILTRMWEEGISFEDCLADAQRLGYAEADPTFDIEGNDTAHKLALLTSLAFGTQIAADDIYLEGISNISLADIRAADELGYRIKLLGVAQKTDTGIEQRVHPTMVPTSSVIAQVHGVTNAVAIETDLLGELLLSGPGAGGNATASAVIGDLADIAKSRPGFQHGPVFGTPAKALQPYKRAKMRKHAGGYFIRLTVYDRIGAFAAIAKRMAENDISLESIVQRPLMDSDVSDGIKTVILVTHETTESAVKKALEAIFKDDHLVSKPQMIRIERAG, from the coding sequence ATGAGTGATGCATTGCGGATCGGCGTTGCCGGACTGGGCACCGTTGGTGCTTCAGTGTTGCGTATCCTACGTGACAAGGCCGAAATGCTCACTCGTCAATGCGGCAAGCAGGTAACGGTTACTGCTGTCAGCGCCCGCGACCGAACTCGGGATCGCGGTATAGATCTTACCGGGATTGAGTGGTTTGATGATCCCATCGAATTGGCGAAGCAAGCCGATATCGATGTGTTCGTCGAACTGATCGGCGGCGACGAAGGTCCGGCTAAAGCATCGGTAGAAGCTGCACTGCGCGCAAGCCGACATGTTGTGACAGCCAATAAGGCTCTTCTTGCGAAGCATGGCGTGGCATTGGCCAAGATCGCAGAAGAAAAAGGCGTGCTTCTTAACTTCGAAGCAGCAGTTGCGGGCGGCATTCCGGTCATCAAGGCGATGCGTGAATCGCTGACCGGCAACACGGTTTCACGCGTTTACGGTATCATGAACGGCACCTGTAACTACATCCTCACCCGGATGTGGGAAGAGGGTATCTCATTCGAGGATTGCCTGGCGGATGCACAACGTCTTGGCTACGCCGAAGCTGATCCGACTTTCGACATTGAAGGCAATGACACAGCGCATAAGCTTGCGCTGCTCACAAGCCTTGCTTTTGGCACGCAGATTGCAGCCGACGATATTTATCTTGAAGGTATCAGCAATATCTCGTTGGCGGACATTCGTGCGGCCGATGAACTTGGCTATCGCATCAAGCTACTCGGTGTCGCACAGAAGACTGATACTGGCATTGAACAGCGCGTCCACCCAACCATGGTGCCGACCTCTTCGGTGATTGCTCAAGTGCATGGCGTGACCAATGCGGTCGCAATCGAGACCGATCTTCTTGGTGAACTGCTGCTTTCCGGTCCGGGTGCTGGTGGCAATGCGACAGCATCCGCAGTGATCGGCGATCTGGCTGATATTGCTAAGAGCCGTCCCGGTTTCCAGCACGGTCCGGTTTTCGGAACGCCTGCAAAGGCTTTGCAGCCTTATAAGCGCGCTAAAATGCGCAAACATGCCGGCGGCTATTTCATTCGCTTGACGGTCTATGATCGCATCGGTGCGTTTGCTGCAATCGCCAAGCGCATGGCCGAAAATGACATTTCGCTCGAATCAATCGTTCAGCGTCCTTTGATGGACAGTGACGTGAGTGACGGCATCAAGACTGTTATTCTCGTCACGCACGAGACGACGGAATCCGCAGTGAAAAAGGCGCTTGAAGCGATCTTCAAGGACGACCATCTGGTTAGCAAGCCGCAAATGATCCGCATCGAACGCGCAGGCTGA
- a CDS encoding LL-diaminopimelate aminotransferase: MSEEFHKVRRLPPYVFEQVNRLKASARAAGADIIDLGMGNPDLPTPKNIVDKLCEAVQDPRAHRYSSSKGIPGLRRAQAQYYARRFGVKLNPDTQVVATLGSKEGFANMAQAITAPGDVVLCPDPTYPIHSFGFIMSGGVIRSIPAKPDEEFIRALDRAVKHSIPKPLALILNFPSNPTAYTATLDFYKDVVDFARKNDLIILSDLAYSEIYFDDNNPPPSVLEVPGAMDVAVEFTSMSKTFSMPGWRMGFAVGNERLIAALTRVKSYLDYGAFTPIQVAATAALNGDGSDIAYVRNVYKQRRDVLVESFGRAGWDVPPPAATMFAWVPIPERFRALGSLEFSKLLVEMADVAVAPGVGFGEHGDEYVRIALVENEHRIRQAARNIKRFLSTKDENLHNVIPLEGRR; encoded by the coding sequence ATGTCGGAAGAATTTCATAAAGTCCGTCGTTTGCCACCTTATGTCTTTGAACAGGTTAACCGCCTGAAGGCATCAGCGCGAGCGGCTGGCGCCGACATCATAGATCTTGGGATGGGTAATCCTGATCTGCCGACGCCAAAGAACATCGTCGACAAGCTTTGCGAGGCTGTTCAGGATCCGCGTGCACACCGTTATTCGTCGTCGAAGGGCATTCCCGGCCTTCGCCGCGCTCAGGCGCAGTATTATGCGCGCCGTTTTGGTGTGAAGCTCAATCCGGACACACAGGTTGTTGCGACACTCGGTTCCAAGGAAGGCTTCGCCAATATGGCGCAGGCCATCACGGCACCAGGCGATGTCGTGCTTTGTCCCGATCCAACCTATCCTATCCACTCATTCGGCTTCATCATGTCGGGCGGCGTGATACGTTCGATCCCTGCAAAGCCGGATGAAGAGTTTATCCGTGCGCTGGATCGTGCGGTGAAGCACTCCATTCCGAAGCCGCTGGCGCTCATCCTCAACTTCCCTTCGAACCCGACGGCTTATACCGCGACGTTGGATTTCTATAAGGATGTCGTTGATTTCGCCCGCAAGAATGATCTGATCATTCTGTCCGACCTTGCTTATTCGGAAATCTACTTTGATGACAACAATCCACCGCCATCAGTTCTTGAAGTACCGGGCGCGATGGATGTAGCTGTCGAATTCACTTCGATGTCGAAGACATTCTCCATGCCGGGTTGGCGCATGGGCTTCGCTGTTGGCAATGAGCGCCTGATCGCGGCATTGACCCGTGTAAAGTCCTATCTGGATTATGGTGCCTTCACGCCTATTCAGGTTGCGGCCACTGCAGCACTTAACGGCGACGGCTCAGACATCGCGTATGTTCGCAATGTCTACAAGCAGCGTCGTGATGTGCTTGTCGAAAGCTTTGGCCGTGCTGGTTGGGATGTTCCACCCCCAGCTGCGACCATGTTCGCATGGGTTCCGATTCCAGAGCGTTTCCGCGCCCTAGGTTCATTGGAATTCTCGAAGCTACTGGTTGAAATGGCCGATGTGGCCGTTGCTCCGGGTGTAGGCTTTGGTGAACATGGTGATGAATATGTTCGTATCGCGCTGGTTGAGAACGAGCATCGCATCCGTCAGGCCGCACGCAACATCAAGCGTTTCCTGTCCACGAAGGACGAGAACCTGCATAATGTGATTCCGCTCGAAGGTCGCCGCTAA
- a CDS encoding YcbK family protein → MKFAEPSHRTARRLLSGSVALLALVLSSCTSTGNGTSPLQMTNSADGSMIADTLQSAADQTVAAEASAEAGKSEAQKAETTTNAAKTAVAEVKPADKEQKPTTTAATETESAQDGSIQVAALAPQTKSTSLFGMFGKKPSESPAAPAPAPEATETAKPEQAKEQAAEPEATPAAEETKQAESPKPAESEKPTQVTSLFGSAKNANAYASPQRPTTAGQGSIARLFNDEAASGSGTSQNKKLAVVRPGAKSKHEYNYSLPGVRPNGGFEIKHRKSIYDDSDIDANEYDDYAGVQLASAPGLARLAPNGLKVQRETVDVACLKPQLVTMLKTMERHFRKPVMVTSGYRSPSYNRKVNGARKSLHMICAAADIQIDGVSKHEIARFARNMPSRGGVGTYCHTTSVHVDVGPERDWNWSCKK, encoded by the coding sequence TTGAAATTCGCAGAACCATCGCATCGGACAGCCAGAAGACTACTTTCAGGTAGCGTAGCCCTCCTCGCGCTCGTCCTGTCATCCTGCACGTCTACTGGCAACGGCACGTCACCTTTACAAATGACGAACAGCGCCGATGGTTCCATGATTGCCGACACACTTCAGAGCGCGGCCGATCAGACGGTTGCAGCCGAAGCGTCAGCAGAGGCCGGTAAGAGTGAGGCACAAAAGGCCGAAACGACGACTAATGCAGCCAAAACCGCTGTCGCCGAGGTAAAGCCAGCCGATAAAGAACAAAAGCCGACAACTACCGCAGCAACTGAAACAGAATCAGCTCAAGACGGCTCTATTCAAGTCGCAGCCCTCGCCCCGCAGACGAAGTCGACTTCTCTTTTTGGTATGTTTGGCAAAAAGCCAAGCGAATCTCCTGCTGCGCCCGCACCTGCCCCTGAAGCAACAGAAACTGCAAAGCCAGAGCAAGCAAAAGAGCAAGCTGCTGAACCTGAAGCCACGCCTGCTGCAGAAGAAACCAAACAGGCTGAATCGCCTAAGCCCGCAGAATCAGAAAAGCCGACTCAGGTCACATCTCTCTTCGGCTCTGCTAAGAATGCCAACGCATATGCCTCGCCACAACGTCCTACCACCGCTGGCCAAGGCAGCATTGCACGCCTCTTCAACGATGAAGCAGCAAGCGGTTCAGGCACCTCTCAGAATAAGAAGCTTGCGGTTGTAAGGCCCGGCGCCAAGTCGAAGCATGAGTATAATTATTCGTTGCCGGGCGTGCGCCCTAATGGTGGTTTTGAAATCAAGCATCGTAAAAGTATCTATGATGACAGCGATATCGACGCCAACGAATATGATGATTACGCGGGCGTCCAGCTGGCATCAGCTCCTGGTCTTGCACGTCTTGCGCCAAACGGCCTCAAGGTTCAGCGCGAAACTGTGGATGTCGCCTGCCTCAAGCCCCAGCTCGTTACGATGTTGAAAACCATGGAACGCCACTTCCGTAAGCCTGTCATGGTTACATCGGGCTATCGCAGCCCATCCTACAATCGCAAGGTCAACGGCGCCCGCAAATCACTTCATATGATTTGTGCCGCAGCCGACATTCAGATCGATGGCGTTTCAAAGCATGAAATCGCTCGCTTCGCCCGCAATATGCCGAGCCGCGGTGGCGTTGGCACCTATTGCCATACTACGTCAGTACATGTGGATGTGGGGCCAGAACGCGACTGGAACTGGAGTTGCAAAAAGTAA
- a CDS encoding DUF2218 domain-containing protein: MAKTTAIVPTAHASRYLQQLCKHWAHKFTVEFTPEHGRIDLGENRVVLMDANPDNLVTTVEAPEENLASMEDVVASHIVRFAFREELVFNWVKE, translated from the coding sequence ATGGCTAAAACTACAGCAATCGTACCCACCGCGCATGCCAGCCGCTATTTGCAGCAGCTTTGCAAACATTGGGCACATAAGTTCACTGTTGAGTTCACACCCGAGCATGGTCGAATAGACCTTGGCGAGAATCGCGTCGTGTTGATGGATGCCAATCCAGATAACCTCGTTACTACGGTTGAAGCGCCTGAAGAAAACTTAGCTTCTATGGAAGACGTCGTTGCGAGCCACATCGTGCGCTTTGCGTTCCGCGAGGAACTGGTTTTCAACTGGGTGAAAGAATAG
- the sfsA gene encoding DNA/RNA nuclease SfsA: protein MLFTTPLVTGRLERRYKRFLADVTLDDGRFITASVPNTGSMLGLTTPGSRVWLSVSDAPNRKYPHTLQIVEADNTLVGVNTGLPNKIAEEAILSGMIPDLQNYGLLKREQKYGRNSRIDILLDEGDQPRAYVEVKNVHFIRTPTLAEFPDTVTARGAKHLDELVDMVSAGYRGVMVFIIQRSDCNRFSISGDLDPTYARAFDRARAAGVEAWAIRCQITENGIDAETVVPIEY from the coding sequence ATGCTTTTCACCACTCCCCTCGTTACGGGCCGTTTAGAGCGGCGTTATAAGAGATTTCTTGCCGACGTTACGCTCGACGATGGTCGTTTTATTACTGCGTCGGTTCCCAATACCGGCTCCATGCTCGGCCTCACCACTCCCGGCTCTCGTGTCTGGTTGAGCGTGTCGGATGCTCCTAATCGCAAATACCCCCATACGCTTCAGATCGTTGAAGCCGACAACACACTTGTTGGGGTCAATACGGGTCTGCCCAACAAAATTGCAGAAGAAGCAATTCTATCAGGCATGATTCCCGATTTGCAAAATTACGGGCTTCTCAAGCGTGAACAGAAATACGGGCGCAATTCCCGCATTGATATTCTTCTCGATGAAGGAGATCAGCCCCGTGCTTATGTAGAAGTGAAGAATGTGCACTTCATTCGCACACCTACCCTTGCAGAATTTCCCGACACCGTCACTGCGCGCGGTGCTAAACATCTTGATGAACTTGTTGATATGGTATCCGCTGGCTATCGGGGCGTGATGGTGTTTATTATCCAGCGAAGCGATTGCAACAGATTCAGCATCTCGGGCGATCTCGATCCGACTTATGCACGCGCATTTGATCGCGCACGAGCCGCCGGGGTTGAGGCTTGGGCTATTCGATGCCAAATAACGGAAAACGGCATCGACGCTGAAACTGTGGTGCCAATAGAATATTAG
- the map gene encoding type I methionyl aminopeptidase yields the protein MVTYIEATSAPMKYTGQIRLYGPDAFEGMRKVCNLTARCLDALNDVVKPGVTTNEIDRFVFEFGMDHGAFPATLNYRGYTKSTCTSINHVVCHGIPDDKPLREGDIVNIDVTYLLDGWHGDSSRMYAVGDIKRAAERLLEVTYESLLRGIAAVKPGAKTGAIGAAIQTYAEGERCSVVRDFCGHGVGQLFHDAPNILHYGTVNEGVEIKEGMIFTIEPMINLGKPGVKVLADGWTAVTRDRSLTAQYEHTVGVTKDGCEIFTLSPKNVFGPPSMR from the coding sequence ATGGTGACTTATATAGAAGCGACAAGCGCACCTATGAAATACACAGGGCAAATCAGGCTGTATGGCCCAGATGCCTTTGAAGGTATGCGCAAGGTCTGCAACCTCACCGCCCGTTGTCTCGATGCATTGAATGACGTCGTAAAACCCGGCGTCACAACCAACGAAATTGACCGCTTCGTATTCGAATTCGGCATGGACCACGGCGCCTTCCCGGCGACGTTGAACTATCGCGGCTATACCAAATCAACCTGCACTTCGATCAATCACGTCGTTTGCCACGGCATTCCTGACGACAAGCCATTACGCGAAGGCGATATCGTCAATATCGACGTCACCTATCTGCTGGATGGCTGGCACGGCGACTCAAGCCGCATGTATGCTGTTGGCGATATCAAACGTGCTGCCGAGCGACTGCTTGAAGTGACGTATGAGAGCCTTCTGCGTGGCATTGCCGCAGTCAAACCCGGCGCAAAAACCGGTGCAATTGGCGCTGCGATCCAGACCTATGCGGAAGGCGAACGTTGCTCCGTGGTGCGCGATTTCTGCGGCCATGGTGTCGGCCAGCTTTTCCACGATGCTCCGAATATATTGCATTACGGCACCGTCAATGAGGGCGTCGAGATCAAGGAAGGCATGATCTTCACGATTGAGCCAATGATCAACCTCGGCAAGCCGGGCGTGAAGGTTTTGGCCGATGGCTGGACTGCGGTCACACGTGACCGCTCGCTTACAGCTCAATATGAGCATACTGTCGGCGTCACCAAAGACGGCTGTGAAATCTTCACGCTGTCGCCAAAGAATGTTTTCGGCCCGCCATCCATGCGGTAA
- the radC gene encoding RadC family protein, whose amino-acid sequence MASNNKKPGRLDIPGFNEGIQMAASLEKPHHLGHRDRLRQRFKNAPDALADYELLELLLFRVIPRADTKPLAKSLLTRFGSLAEVLGAPEKLIAETPGVGPSIALELKIVEAIAKRSARSMVMEREVLGSWSQVVQYCTTAMAYETREQFRVLFLDKKNRLIADEVQQQGTVDHTPVYPREVVRRALELSATAIIVVHNHPSGDPTPSRADIDMTKLLIDAAKALSIAVHDHIIVGKHGHISMRGLKLI is encoded by the coding sequence ATGGCATCAAACAACAAAAAGCCTGGACGTCTCGACATTCCCGGCTTCAATGAAGGCATACAAATGGCGGCTTCGCTGGAGAAGCCGCACCATTTGGGTCACCGTGACCGGTTGCGTCAGCGTTTTAAAAACGCACCTGATGCATTGGCAGACTATGAACTGCTCGAGCTTCTACTTTTCAGGGTCATCCCGCGCGCAGATACTAAACCGCTCGCAAAGTCTTTGCTTACCCGTTTCGGATCTCTGGCCGAAGTTCTTGGTGCGCCTGAAAAACTGATTGCTGAAACACCTGGTGTCGGCCCTTCAATCGCCTTGGAACTTAAAATCGTCGAAGCAATTGCCAAACGATCTGCCCGAAGCATGGTGATGGAACGCGAAGTGCTCGGCTCCTGGAGCCAGGTCGTGCAATATTGCACGACAGCGATGGCCTATGAAACGCGCGAACAATTCCGGGTATTGTTCCTAGACAAAAAGAACCGCCTCATCGCAGACGAAGTGCAACAACAAGGAACTGTCGATCATACCCCGGTCTATCCGCGCGAAGTCGTGCGCCGCGCGCTCGAACTTTCAGCCACAGCAATTATTGTCGTCCACAACCACCCATCGGGCGACCCCACACCATCGCGCGCCGACATCGACATGACCAAGCTGCTGATTGACGCTGCAAAGGCGTTGAGCATTGCGGTGCATGACCACATCATCGTCGGTAAACACGGTCATATCAGCATGCGTGGGTTGAAACTGATTTAG
- a CDS encoding outer membrane protein, translating into MLKRSYIAAAFGAAIVAFAGPSFAADMMGGSDYTYNEPVASGPHDWSGNYIGAQIGASSSRVPGPFTNRTGFLGGAVVGKNMQSGNVVFGGELEGNFAEAEHRIGNGGSLQQSWNGNAKGKVGYAFDKTLVYGTAGYGVTKFKAKDATTSAPGWEGGALIGAGVEQAISGPISIKAEYDFQRFNDVKSKVNGVTQYNNLKNHSIKAGVNYRF; encoded by the coding sequence ATGTTGAAGCGTTCATACATCGCCGCGGCGTTCGGTGCCGCAATTGTCGCCTTTGCCGGTCCATCCTTCGCGGCCGACATGATGGGCGGATCCGACTACACCTACAATGAACCCGTTGCGTCAGGCCCGCACGACTGGTCCGGCAACTATATTGGTGCTCAGATCGGCGCTTCTTCGTCCAGAGTTCCAGGCCCATTCACAAACCGCACTGGCTTCCTCGGTGGCGCAGTTGTCGGTAAGAACATGCAGAGCGGCAACGTCGTTTTCGGTGGTGAGCTGGAAGGCAACTTCGCAGAGGCTGAACACCGCATCGGTAACGGTGGCAGCCTTCAGCAGTCATGGAACGGCAATGCAAAAGGCAAAGTCGGTTACGCGTTCGACAAGACCCTTGTTTACGGCACCGCAGGTTACGGCGTAACCAAGTTCAAAGCCAAAGACGCAACCACTTCCGCTCCCGGTTGGGAAGGTGGCGCATTGATCGGTGCAGGTGTTGAGCAGGCGATTTCCGGCCCGATCTCGATCAAGGCCGAATATGACTTCCAGCGCTTTAACGACGTTAAATCCAAGGTAAACGGCGTTACCCAGTATAACAACCTGAAGAATCATTCGATCAAGGCAGGCGTAAACTACCGCTTCTAA
- a CDS encoding dipeptidase produces the protein MQRVFDGHNDVLLRLWENQRNGGDPIKEFINGTKIGHIDLPRSQKGGLAGGICAIYIPAGHHIELGKADENGHYETPLSQPLERAPSLDIAMEFASLALRLEEAGGWKLCRNGKELDETLNSNTFAAVLHMEGCEAIDADLAALDVFYSVGLRSLGPVWSRNNIFAHGVPFAYPMSPDTGPGLTEAGKRLVKECNRKGILIDLAHITEKGFWDVAKLSDQPLIASHSNAHALTPVARNLTDRQLDAIRDSKGLAGLNYATTMLRSDGKENANTPLSDMVRHVDYMVERMGIDCVALGSDYDGATIPNEIGDAAGTQNLVTALSNAGYSDQELSKLCRENWIRVLKQAWHEAA, from the coding sequence ATGCAGCGCGTTTTTGACGGACACAACGATGTCCTTCTGCGTCTTTGGGAAAACCAGCGTAATGGCGGTGACCCGATCAAGGAATTTATCAACGGCACAAAGATCGGTCACATCGATCTGCCCCGGTCGCAAAAGGGCGGTCTGGCTGGTGGTATCTGTGCGATCTATATTCCAGCAGGTCATCATATCGAGCTCGGTAAAGCCGATGAAAACGGTCACTATGAAACCCCGCTTTCACAACCGCTGGAGCGCGCACCGTCGCTCGACATTGCGATGGAATTCGCTTCTCTAGCGCTGCGCCTTGAAGAAGCTGGTGGTTGGAAGCTTTGCCGTAACGGTAAAGAGCTGGATGAAACGCTTAACAGCAACACGTTCGCCGCCGTATTGCATATGGAAGGCTGCGAAGCCATCGATGCTGATCTCGCCGCCCTCGACGTGTTCTATTCTGTCGGCCTGCGCTCACTCGGTCCAGTCTGGAGCCGGAACAATATTTTCGCGCACGGCGTGCCATTTGCCTATCCGATGAGCCCTGATACCGGCCCTGGCCTTACCGAAGCGGGCAAGCGGCTCGTCAAAGAATGCAATCGCAAGGGCATTCTGATCGACCTCGCACACATCACAGAAAAAGGCTTCTGGGATGTGGCTAAGCTGAGCGACCAGCCGCTGATTGCCAGCCATTCAAACGCGCACGCCCTCACGCCTGTTGCGCGCAATCTCACCGACCGTCAGCTCGATGCGATCCGTGACAGCAAAGGTCTTGCTGGCCTCAACTACGCGACCACCATGCTGCGCAGCGATGGCAAAGAAAACGCCAATACGCCGCTTTCAGATATGGTTCGCCACGTTGATTACATGGTCGAGCGCATGGGCATCGATTGCGTAGCACTTGGTTCCGATTACGACGGAGCAACTATTCCGAATGAAATCGGTGATGCAGCGGGTACGCAGAATCTCGTCACGGCACTCAGCAATGCAGGTTATAGTGATCAAGAACTGTCGAAGCTTTGCCGCGAAAACTGGATAAGGGTCTTGAAACAGGCCTGGCACGAAGCAGCCTGA